From the genome of Nicotiana sylvestris chromosome 2, ASM39365v2, whole genome shotgun sequence, one region includes:
- the LOC138882739 gene encoding uncharacterized protein encodes MADFSQGMQLEAEKELQVFNGANPGTWTLFTDGSSNVNGAGLGIVLVPPTGKIIRQAIKCHSITNNEAEYEAVITGLELAREFGINQIIIKSDSQLIVIQMLGTYTAREARMHQYLKKIKRITSTPYHLVGNGQSESTNKVIINNLKKLLEESKVEIGEPSTQFTQATEESNDEKMRVNLDLLEGRREAALIRMEAHK; translated from the exons atggctgattttagccaagggatgcaattagaagcagaaaaagagttGCAGGTGTTCAAcggagctaacccaggaacttggaccttgtttactgatggttcatctaacgtAAATGGTGCTGGTTTAgggattgttttggtaccacctacgggtaaAATCATtcgacaagccataaaatgtcattctataactaacaatgaggcagagtatgaagctgtgattacaggtttagaactggcacgagaatttggcataaatcagattataatcaaaagcgattcacaGCTCATAGTTATtcaaatgttggggacttatacggccagggaagcaaggatgcatcAATACTTAAAGAAG attaaaaggattacgtctacACCTTATCATCTGGTGGGTAATGGGCAAtctgagtcaacaaacaaagtcattatcaacaatttaaagaagcttttagaggaatccaaag ttgagataggagagccgAGTACACAATTCACACAGGCGACagaagaatctaatgacgagaAAATGCGTGTaaatcttgatttacttgaaggaagaagagaagctgcactaATAAGAATGGAAGCACATAAGtag
- the LOC104216943 gene encoding zinc finger protein CONSTANS-LIKE 2 produces MLKKENSSNNWARVCDTCRSAACTVYCRADSAYLCAGCDARIHAANLVASRHERVWVCEACERAPAAFLCKADAASLCASCDADIHSANPLARRHHRVPIIPIPGTLYGPPAVDTLGGGTLMIGGPEGDATEDDRFLSLTQGADDTTIDEEDEDEAASWLLLNPPVKNNNKNINNNNNNQSNYGMLFGGEVVDEYLDLAEYGGDSQFNDQYSVNQQQQHYSVPQKNYGGDSVVPVQGGHGKSMILYHQQQQQHHQQQQQNHHLSFQLGMEYDNSNTGYGYPASMSHSVSMSSMDVSVVPESALSETSNSHPRPPKGTIDLFSGPPIQMPTQLTPMDREARVLRYREKKKNRKFEKTIRYASRKAYAETRPRIKGRFAKRTDVEAEVDQMFSTQLIADSSYGIVPSF; encoded by the exons ATGTTGAAAAAGGAGAACAGCAGCAACAACTGGGCAAGGGTGTGTGACACTTGCCGGTCTGCTGCATGTACCGTTTACTGCAGAGCGGATTCCGCCTATTTGTGTGCGGGCTGTGACGCCCGCATACATGCAGCAAACCTTGTGGCTTCACGTCATGAGCGCGTTTGGGTTTGCGAGGCCTGTGAGCGTGCTCCTGCAGCCTTTCTTTGCAAGGCGGATGCTGCCTCGCTTTGTGCCTCCTGCGACGCTGATATCCATTCTGCTAACCCCTTGGCACGCCGTCACCACCGTGTCCCAATTATCCCTATTCCAG GTACCCTGTATGGTCCTCCAGCTGTTGACACCCTTGGCGGTGGTACTTTGATGATTGGTGGCCCCGAGGGGGATGCAACGGAGGATGATAGGTTCTTGAGTTTGACTCAGGGTGCAGATGATACGAcaatagatgaagaagatgaagatgaagcagCTTCATGGTTATTGCTGAATCCTCCTGTTAAGAACAACAACAAGAACattaataacaacaataacaaccaaaGTAACTATGGGATGTTGTTTGGTGGGGAAGTAGTGGATGAATACTTGGATCTTGCGGAGTATGGAGGGGATAGTCAGTTTAATGATCAATACAGTGTTAATCAGCAGCAACAACATTACTCTGTTCCTCAGAAGAACTACGGAGGAGATAGCGTGGTGCCAGTTCAGGGCGGACATGGGAAATCTATGATTCTCTACcaccaacagcaacaacaacaccACCAACAACAACAGCAAAATCACCACCTGAGTTTTCAGCTGGGAATGGAGTATGACAACTCTAACACAGGATATGGTTACCCTGCTTCTATGAGTCACAGT GTTTCGATGTCGTCCATGGATGTTAGTGTTGTTCCAGAATCTGCACTTAGTGAAACTTCAAACTCCCACCCACGACCTCCAAAAGGGACCATTGACCTCTTCTCAGGCCCTCCGATTCAAATGCCTACCCAGCTTACTCCAATGGACAGGGAAGCCAGAGTCCTTAGATacagagagaagaaaaagaaccGTAAATTTGAGAAAACCATAAGGTATGCTTCAAGGAAAGCGTACGCAGAAACAAGGCCAAGAATCAAAGGTCGATTCGCGAAAAGAACAGATGTAGAGGCTGAAGTAGACCAGATGTTCTCCACACAATTAATTGCAGATAGCAGTTATGGAATTGTCCCTTCATTCTGA